DNA from Streptomyces sp. NBC_01476:
CTTCAGCCGCCCGCGGTCCGGCTACTTCGCGTACTTCTCGGACCCGGCGAACGCGGTCCGTACCGCCTGGTCGTTCTTCGCCGAGGTGGGCCGGGAGATCACCGAGTCCTCGGCGGCGCGGCTGCGCGGAGTGACTCCGCGGGTCAAGCGCGGCGGCCTCTATCCGCTGGTCCGCGCCTTCGCCACGGTGGTGGAACGGGACGTGGCGGTCGCCGCGGTGATCGGCGACATGCTGGCCGGGCGGTCCGCGGTGTACGCGGACCTGGTGGCATATGACGAGGTGGCCCACCACTCCGGGCCGTACAGCAAGGACGCCCGCAAGGTGCTCTCCCGGCTGGACCGCTCGGTCCGCCTCATCGCGGACGCCGCCCGCTACGCGCCCCGGCCGTACCGGATCGTGCTGCTCTCGGACCACGGGCAGAGCGGCGGGGAGACCTTCGAGGGTGCTTACGGGGTGAGCCTGCGGGAGCTGGTGCGGGCCGGCTGCGGACTGCCGGACCACGGCGTGCCACGGCGGGCCCGGCGCAAGGGCGGGGCGGAGGCGCGGGACGCGGCCCGGACCGCGCTGCGCCGGCGCGAGGCGGCGCAGGCGGAGTGCGAGGGGCCGCCGTCCGAGCCGATCGTGCTGGCCTCCGGCAACCTCGGCCTGGTCAGCTTCCCCGACATCGCCGGCCGGGCGACCCTGGAGGAGATCGAGCGGCGCTGCCCTGAGCTGACGGCTCTGCTCACCGGTCACCCCGGCATCGGCTTCGTCCTCGTCCGCAGCGCCGAGCGCGGGCCGCTGGCCCTCGGTCCGGCCGGCGGTGTCCATGAACTCGCCACCGGCCGGGTGCACGGCCCCGACCCGCTGGCGCCCTTCGGCGACCACGCCGCCGCGGCGCTGCTGCGGACGGACGCCTTCCCGCACACCGCCGACCTGATGATCAACTCCGCCGTCGATCCGGCGGCAGGCACCGTCCACTCCTTCGAGCACCAGGCGGGCTCGCACGGCGGCCTGGGCGGTCCCCAGTCCCGTCCTTTCGTGCTGGCCCCGGTCCAACTGCCGCTCCCCGACTGCCCGCTGGCGGGAGCCGAAGCCGTGCACGGGCTCTTCCGGGAGTGGCTCACGGGCCGCGCGCAGGCACCCGGCCGCGACCTGCTCCCGCAGGCCCGGGACGCCGCCGAGGGCGCGCCGGTCCCCAACGGTTCGCGGTAGCCCGGACGGGCCACCCGGCAGAAAAACGTCAACCACAGGTTGTCGAGAAGACCCTGCAACTCGTGCTCCGCGAGGCCGTCCGCCTCGGCCACAACTACATCGGCACCGAGCACATCCTGCTCGGCGTACTCAGCGACGACCAGGACCCGGCGGCGATCGCCCTCACCGGCCTCGGGATCCGGCACGACATCGTGGAGACCTGGGTCGTGGCGAAACCGGCCCGGCGCACCGGGTGAGCGGGGCCGGTGTCCGGTCCGT
Protein-coding regions in this window:
- a CDS encoding Clp protease N-terminal domain-containing protein — its product is MLREAVRLGHNYIGTEHILLGVLSDDQDPAAIALTGLGIRHDIVETWVVAKPARRTG
- a CDS encoding phage holin family protein, which gives rise to MPQPGESRRRAAGRSAVRTVGRVLAVWVVASATLAVLAAVLPDFRIEAPGGDSPTQIALTAGAGAGAFGVLSALVWPLLVRALLLVPAFLLGGLVFFLNGSLLLIALRFTPDGRGEVTPVTAVVIAAVMSAASSATSTTLAMRDDAAYGRRLARLAGRRRRHADDPPLPTTPGTVFLQLDGVGHDVLCDALAGSPPAMPTVAHWLGSGSHRLAPWRTDWSSQTGASQLAILHGSNFDVPAFRWYEKETGHLMVCNRPSSAAELERRTVARTGSPGLLAEDGASRGNLFSGGAEQSALVMSVAVRAGTFSRPRSGYFAYFSDPANAVRTAWSFFAEVGREITESSAARLRGVTPRVKRGGLYPLVRAFATVVERDVAVAAVIGDMLAGRSAVYADLVAYDEVAHHSGPYSKDARKVLSRLDRSVRLIADAARYAPRPYRIVLLSDHGQSGGETFEGAYGVSLRELVRAGCGLPDHGVPRRARRKGGAEARDAARTALRRREAAQAECEGPPSEPIVLASGNLGLVSFPDIAGRATLEEIERRCPELTALLTGHPGIGFVLVRSAERGPLALGPAGGVHELATGRVHGPDPLAPFGDHAAAALLRTDAFPHTADLMINSAVDPAAGTVHSFEHQAGSHGGLGGPQSRPFVLAPVQLPLPDCPLAGAEAVHGLFREWLTGRAQAPGRDLLPQARDAAEGAPVPNGSR